AGCGGGGTCGGGCGCCACTTCACGCTCCGGTTCCACTGCCGGCGCCTCAGGCTCGGCAACCTGGGCAGCAGCTTCTTCTGCGGGTTCACCGGCTTCTGCAACTTCCTCCGCTTCACCGACGGGCGCGACCTCAGCCTCCGCCGGCGGCGCAGCAACCTCGGCTTCTGCCTCGGGAACGACCTCGGCGACCGGCGCCTCAGGCTCCGGCGCGGCTTTCTTGCGCCGGCGAATCACGGCGGTTCCGCCTCGCGCCTGAACACGGGCCTCAGTGATGCGATTGGATTTCTTGGCGCCGAGCTTCTCGCGCAGCACGTCTGCCTGCTCGGGATCGACCGAAGCCATGGCGTTCTTCAACGCGATGCCGATCGCGTTCGCCTTTTCGACGAACTCGTTCCGCTCGATGCCGAGCTCTTCTGCGATCTTGTAGGCCCTTACGTTCGCCATGGTCTCCCGCGTCAACCTTGGAATGAGCTTCCGGATCGATCCGAAGTGCCGGATCGGTCGGGATCAGCTCTCGCTCTCGTCCTCGCCGCTGCCCTCGGGAGCAGCCTCCGCCTCGTCCGGTGCTTCGGCGGCCGCAACGGCAGCGGCCTCGGCAGCCGCCTTTGCGGCAGCAGCCGCTTCAGCGGCCTCGGCCGCCTCACGCTCCGCCGCTTCGATTGCGGCACGCTCCGCTTCTTCGGCTTTCACGATCGCCAACTCGGCAGCCTTCTCCCTGATCCGCTGCGCGCCGGCCTCGTCGACACCAGGCAGCGTCATCAAGAACTCCGCGTCGCATTCGGCCAGGCCCTCGAGAGACGCGACACCCTGCTGGAGCAGATAATCGGCCTCGGCGTCGCCGCATCCCTCGATGACAGACACCGCTTCCGCGAACCACTCGGCGACTTCGCGCATGCGCGATTCGCTCTTGATGTCGATCTTCCAGCCCGTCAGCTGTACAGCCAGGCGTACGTTCTGGCCCTTGCGTCCAATCGCCAGGGAAAGCTGGTCGTCGGGCACGATCACATCCATCGTCTGCGCCGGTTCGTCGATGATGACCTTCGAAACCTGGGCCGGCGAGAGCGCACTGCAGACATAACGAGCCGGGTCGCTGCTCCACGGCACGATATCGATGCGCTCGCCGCGCAGCTCCTGCACGACGGATTGCACTCGGCTGCCCTTCATGCCGACGCAGGCGCCCACCGGATCCACATCGCCGTCTCGAGAAGCGACCGCCACCTTCGAACGACCGCCCGGTTCCCGGGCCGCCGATGCGATCTGGACGATGCCTTCGTAGATCTCCGGCACCTCTTGCTCGAAGAGCTTCGTCAGCAGCTTGATGCTGGCCCGCGAGAGGACGACCTGCGCACCCTTGGTCTGATTGTTCACATCGAGCACGTAGGCGCGGATGCGATCACCGGGGCGATAATTCTCCCTCGGAACCTGTTCCTTGGCGGGAAGGACCGCCTC
The sequence above is drawn from the bacterium genome and encodes:
- the nusA gene encoding transcription termination/antitermination protein NusA, with the protein product MNLDPLKREIDQIAKDKGIDRMSIIHALEEAMKQAARKKYGQDKEIEARFNEETAEIELFEFREVVDVVSNRDTHITMDEAREFDPQAELGDEIGIKLNTDGFGRILAQTAKQVIIQRVRDAEREIVFDEFKDRLGDVVNGIVRRFEKGSIIVDLGRSEAVLPAKEQVPRENYRPGDRIRAYVLDVNNQTKGAQVVLSRASIKLLTKLFEQEVPEIYEGIVQIASAAREPGGRSKVAVASRDGDVDPVGACVGMKGSRVQSVVQELRGERIDIVPWSSDPARYVCSALSPAQVSKVIIDEPAQTMDVIVPDDQLSLAIGRKGQNVRLAVQLTGWKIDIKSESRMREVAEWFAEAVSVIEGCGDAEADYLLQQGVASLEGLAECDAEFLMTLPGVDEAGAQRIREKAAELAIVKAEEAERAAIEAAEREAAEAAEAAAAAKAAAEAAAVAAAEAPDEAEAAPEGSGEDESES